The DNA segment GATTGCCGGATGACTGCATCGGCATGGCGCTCCTATTCGATTCTGGCCGGCGACGGCTATGCGCTCGCGATCGGCGGCCGCTGTCGGTGATGGTCGGTCCGGGCCTGATAGGCGGCGCCGACCCGCAGGACCGTCGGCTCGTCGAAATGCCGGCCGAGGATCTGCAAGCCGATCGGCAGACCCGCCCGGCTGAGCCCGCACGGCACGCTCAGCCCCGGAATCGCCGCCAGGTTGGCCGAGATCGTGTATATGTCGCTCAGGTACATCGCCAGCGGGTCGTCCACCGTCTCGCCGATCCGGAAGGCCGGCGTCGGCGAGACCGGCGAGCAGATCACATCCACCTCGCCGAACGCCCGCTCGAAATCCCGCTTGATCAGCGTGCGGACCTTCAAAGCCTTCAGATAGTAGGCTTCGTAATAGCCCGCCGACAGCACGTACGTGCCGAGCATGATCCGTCGCTTGACCTCGTCGCCGAGGGCCTCAGCCCGCGACCGCGAGTACAGGTCGATCAGGTCCGACGGCGAGGGCGTCCGATAGCCGTAGTGCACGCCGTCGTACCGGGCCAGGTTGCTCGACGCCTCCGCCGTGGCGATCAGGTAGTAGCAGGCCACCGCGT comes from the Phycisphaerae bacterium genome and includes:
- a CDS encoding Asp-tRNA(Asn)/Glu-tRNA(Gln) amidotransferase subunit GatA, with translation DFLAGLDNADIKGLKVGLPKEYYGQAGLDAEVSHAVGEAIEQLKAAGAETVEVSLPHTDYAVACYYLIATAEASSNLARYDGVHYGYRTPSPSDLIDLYSRSRAEALGDEVKRRIMLGTYVLSAGYYEAYYLKALKVRTLIKRDFERAFGEVDVICSPVSPTPAFRIGETVDDPLAMYLSDIYTISANLAAIPGLSVPCGLSRAGLPIGLQILGRHFDEPTVLRVGAAYQARTDHHRQRPPIASA